DNA from Gracilinanus agilis isolate LMUSP501 chromosome 3, AgileGrace, whole genome shotgun sequence:
CAATGGACTACTGAAAATTCAGCCTCCGTGATATGATTCCAGTGAAAATAAACCCATTAAACTTACCTGACTTTACTGTGGATTCtccctgtgttttcttttgttcaGATTGTTCAAGGGGGAAGCTGCAATGCCGTTTGAATTACTGGGGACATTAAAtttaatgtcatttaaaaaaaataccttacgACTTTTTTGGACCTTGAAAAAACATGTTTAATGTACAGTGTGACCtctatttgctttaaaaatcacTTGTTTTACACAGTTTGGCTTTGAATTCACAAGATTTTGAGACATTCTTTAATCCTTCGTGATGAAATTATACAGATATTAAGTACAGTTTTGAAGAATGGTCCATTTTTCTAAGTCTAGCATTCGTTATAGCCCATAGATCTTCAGTGAGACTCAAATCAAGTGAGTCTTCAGACCCTCGAAGCCTGTTTATCCATCACTTAAATAAATTGCTTAACTTTTCATGATGCGGCTTATCACGTAAGGTCACATTGCAGTGTTCTGTCTCCAATGGGAATTTCTACAGTTCTGGAAACAATTTTAAATCTCAACAAATCAAGTTTACCTTCTCTTCAATGAAGTCTTCCGAGACCACTGGAAGTTTCAAAAAATCAGGGAGTGGGAAGATGAGTGTTTTACTGTCTGTTCAAGATGTCGAGATCTTACAGACTCCTTTGGACTTCTAACGAGTTGGGGTATCATCTGGAGTAAGAAAAGTGAGCTTCGTTAGTACAACGaccttttttaatctttaacaTCCAAGTCTTTCAATTGTCTTGCTCATGACAAACCCTGTTTTCCCATCCTGCCCTACAGAGTAAGCATTGGCAACCCCTTGGTGGGCAGGTCCCTCTGAAAGTCCCTGCTTGTTTTCTGGGGATTGGTTAGGCTGTTCCAAAGCGCTTCTTGGCATTGCTTTTGGTTTTTAATTGCCCTTACCTTGGCTTTTCTGAATGGGCTTGAATAACTCTTGAAACTCTTAAGTGGACCACACCAGCGGCCCATGCAATATCTCTAGCGAGTCCTTGGCGTGTGCTCTTTAAGATCTACAACATTTGCACAATCTCTTGGAGCAAGAGCATTCTGAAAGCCCATTTAATTCAAAACTCAATAAAGAAGAGCAAATCTGCCTGTAGTCTAAAATCCTGCACACAGCTGACAAAGAATGAACTTACGGTGGCAAAGCTAGTTCAATCCAGTTCTGGCTgctctgatcatatttttttccctatttttttttaaccttctgttgtagaatcgatattatatattagttccaaagcagaagagaaggaaggcctagacaataggggttaagtgatttgcccctggggtcacacagctaggaaggatctaaagcagtgattcccaaagtgggcgccaccgccccctggtgggtgctgcagagatccaggaaggcggggatggccacaggggcatttatctttcctattaattgctattaaaatttttttaaaattaatttccagggggctaagtaatattttttctggaaagggggcgggaggccaaaaaagtttgggaaccactgatctaaagccatatttgaacccaggacctcccatatctagtgctggctctctatccactgaaccacctagctgctccccacccccagcatATATCTACCTGACTAGACAATAGTCaatcaaatatttactgagcactTGCTATGCTCTAGACATTTAGAGGAGAATAAAATACCATCACTAACTCTTATCATCTGTTGTGATGTCATTCTCAAACAGAAACCGATCTCTGGGCCCACAATCCTTAGAAAACCACAATGAAAGAAGTCTATATTctatttttgatttattttgttaaacatgtcTCAAACACATTTTCATCTGGTTGGGATGGTGCCTGACCCCTGGTATAACATGATTttcttgtgtatatatatatatatgtgtatatatatatatatatacacatatatatatgtgtgtgtgtatatatatgcttaataaagttgaaaaatttaatttaataaaagtttaataaattttaataaaattgataaacacagggggcagttaggttgctcagtggattgagaggcaagcttagagatgggaagtcctgggttcaaatttgccctcagacttTTCTAgttgcgtgaccttgggcaagtcacttaccttccatTGCCTCAGCCTTTACCGCTCTttcaccttagaaccaatatacagtactgattctaaggcagaaggtaaggatttttttcagAGGATCATCGACATTAAATGCAGTAATAATAAAGTACATCGTGCATTGTTATACAGTACTGTACAACTGTCCTCCTTTACACATGGCAGGGATGGTTCGGTTACCCACTCTGTGTGCTGGACCTGTAGCATCCTCTGCTGGGCATCAGCCGTGTGCCTAATCTCTCTTATCAATTACCCAGATTATCCTTAGGAATCATGAATTACCTGGAGTGGTCCCCCGCCATGTTCTCATTCTAGAAGGGCAGCAAACTCTCCCCCAATGGGGGAACATGGGACCTGCCCACTGAGGACCCTAGAAGAACCCCCCAATCCTGCACGTGCTCCTTTTCCTCCATGGCAACAAACCCCCAAACCTCTCTCTACTCGAGTTTGGAATGGGGGATGCCAACCCTGATCCACGGGGTGTGGAAGCTGCCGCTGTCCAGCGGAGCTCTTACTCCATACTCTGGGCTCCAAAGAGGCTGCTAGCCTCCTGCCCTCCTAGCCCAGCCCCTGGGCTTGTCCATCAGCCCCCAGACTATTCCACTAGGTGTTACTCCCCCGTAAGCCTCCTCTTCTTCACAGAAAATTCTTTTCTCACTTCTGGATTGAACGAGGTtcgagtctcccattcttggtaCAGACTCGGGTGTTTCTCCCACACCACATGCATGTATGTGGAGACATGTAGAGAGGCTTTTCcccccagcactccatccataCCCATTTGTTTGCACTCCCTGGAAATTCCCCTACAGAGTTCTAAGAAACAAACATCCTGCTTGGCCCGAGAGACAGCAGGAGACAATAGAACAATTCTAGATGTGGGGTCGgagaacttgggtttgaatctcagctctgacatttcctggctgtgtgactttagggGAGTCACTGAAGGTCTCTGGGCTTTGGTCAGGGATCAGACTGGGTAGCTTCTGAGGTCTCTAACTCTAAAGCTCTGATCCTTTGACACCTCCTAAAAAAAGTCATCAGAACCACAAAGTGGACCCTGTGAAAGAGCCTTAGTTCAATGGAActtagaaaatgatgaaaatgtgTACAAGGATTGGTGGGGAGCCCCTTCAGCACCCCTCAACTGCCTCCATGGAGGGATGGTGGGAGCAGAGAATACCTGGGCATCAGCCAAAGAAACTGAAAGGAGCCCCATGTTGCTCCCTGGGCTGATGATGGAAGAAGAGGGCGTTGGGGTGAGACCTCATGGGGTAGGTGGCACCAGCCACAGGCCGGGGAAGCAGCAGGCAGGGCTGAGAGCAGCATCCAGGATCTGggggcccagagagggaaagaacctgtCTGTGAGCCTTGGGGGGACCAgcgctgagcctcagtttgctcatttgtaaaatggaagggcTGGAGGAGGTGCCCAAAGGTCCCTTCTGCTTCTGTGATTATGACTAGACTTGCAGAGGACCTCCAGTTGCCGGAGGAAACCAGAATTGAGCCAAGGAAGGACTGTGGAAAATGAGCTTCGTAGACCCAATGGGATTGGAAGGGGTTGTAGTTGAATCATAactttggagctggaagggtccttagaggccatcaaatccCCTCacctgacagatgaggaaagcaaagaGTTAACTAatgggtggctccatggatggagagccaggcctgggttccaatctggcctcagacacttcccagctgtgtgaccctgggcgagtcacttgtcccccattgcctagccctgaccactcctgccttggaaccaatacacagtattgattctaagatggaaggtaagaggttttttaaaaaagtgttgaTTAACTTACCTTGATAGTTGGTGtccaagacaagatttgaactcaggtctccccaAAGAGCCATTAGAGCCATCAAGTCTGGGGGTCCTTAACACTTTTGGGGTCACGGAACCTTCTAGCAGTCTGGAAGACTGTGGGTGCCTTCCTTCTCCGGATGGCTTTAAATTAGTAACACAAAACAGATGGGAAAGGGAACTAATCATGGCGAAAGTTACCAAAACATTCTTAACAAACAAGATCATAGACCAACCCTGGATTAAGCCCTTTGCCCAGAGCCTTCGACTCCAAGCCCAGGAGCCTTCCCTTTGCCCCAGCTGCCTCCCATGATTTGGGGGCAGCAGGACATCGAATAGTGTGGGGCTCGGCCAGGGCGTGCTGGAGCCAGCTCGAACCAGGATCCAAAGGTTAGATGTTCGGTGTGAGGAGGATTACCTGCAGATACTGTAACTCAGGGCTTGACTGATGGATCGAAGACTTGAGAAAGCAACGGAGAAAAGGGTAATGACACAGATTCCCCTTAAAAGTGTGTTGGGCCTCTTCAGAAAGCCAGGTGggaaacttaaatttaaaaaaaccaaccctttggcctcagacactttctagctgtgtgaccctgggcaagtcacttaacccccattgcctagccctgtaacaaataaaaaattaatatagaaggatacatataaagatattagagtttatttaaaaaaaaacaaaacaaccaaaacttaccttctgtctcagaatcaatactatgtattggttctaaggcagaagagtggaaagggataAGCAATGGGATTCAAGagactcgcccaggatcacaagaagcatctgaggttatatttgaacccaggacttcccatctctagagctggctctcaatccactgagccacccagctgccctccaggtGTTAAAGATTTACCAGAACTCTCCTGGTCTCAGCTTTTTCTCTCCATCACCCCCACCAGGGAGATCAGCCAATGGGGAGTGAGCTTTTCCCAGCTGGGGCAGTGGGATTCAGTGGGGCCATGGAGCGGAGAGGAGAGAAGGCAAGCCAAGAACCAGGAATCACTGCTTAACCTTGTTCCCATGCAGAAAAGCCTTTTGTCATCAAGGGATGTCTCTGCGTCCTTCATTCTGCAAGGCCAGTATTCAAAGATGTCCTAAAGATGGCTCCCATTTTGAGCCTTTCAGTGGCCAGAACCAGAAATGAAGGAGAAGCGggattgtgcgtcggctaagggggctTAGAGGGGCttcggggagagggaaagaacacgaaatatgtaactagggggaaatagtcaaaactaaaaaaaattttaaaaacaataaaaagttttaaaaaattaatttaaaaattaattaatttaatacacagtatcaattcaaagacagaaggtgagggtttgaaacAAAAGAATTTCAGTGTTTACTGtgttaagttctggggatacaaagaaaaagtaaggCCAGATGCTGCCTTGGGCTGCGAGTGGAGAAGACCATCTGCTTGTAAACACATGCCAGGTCCATCCATGGTAGAGAGACGGCGATCCTTAGAAGGTTGGGCCAAATGATCTCCCAAGACTCCTTTCACCCCTCAAATTCTGTCACTACCTCATTCACTCAAGACCCAAGACCCCCCCAAAGCGGAACGTGTGCTAATTCCCAGCAGAACACGCCCCCTTCCTCAGCTGGCTCTCACCGTGCCCCGAGATAAGAGGAGCAGGTACGGGTCGGTCATGTTCTCGTGATGGCCCTGTGAGCAGAATGTTCGCCATCACGCCCGCCCCAGGGTCCTTCCAAGCTTCCTCTGAAGTAAAGGAGGTCACTTTGCCCCAAAGCTAGCTACCGAGGCTGCCCCAACAACTTCAGCATAGTCCCAGGAAGCACTGGGGCACGTCACAGAAAGTTAAACACTCACGATTCCAACCAAAACCCAACGAGGCTTCCTCAAGTACACGGACCACGGCTGAGCTCAGCACAGCCAGAACCCCCCGTGAACCATCCTTGGGTCTTCCAAGTTAATCCTTTagatttaaaattagttttaaatggagaccccaccccaccccacccccccagctcCACCGGACAGAGGATGGCGGGTTTTTTAAACCAAGAAAGAGGATCGTCCATGGGGAACCGCCATGGACTTTAGAGAGCATCTCctctaacctcctcatttaacagatgaagaaactgaggcccagaagagtGTGGCCAGTCCAAGTGGACacaaagaactggattcaaattcggGACCTGTGACTCTAGTTCAGCACTCCGCCATTTGCCCATTGTGGCCCATTGCCTTGGTCCAGATGGTTGACTTTTAGGTGGCCCAGACAGAGTTCATCTTACGTTGCATTTGCAAGCAGTAATGAAGGCTTCTGGGATTTGGGGTCAACAAGGATATTCTTGGTGGATTTCCTAGGTAAGGAGTCCAGGGTCTCCGGGGAAGACTAGTGACAAAGAGCAGGACCCCGGGAAGGAGATTCAGTCGGCTGGGCTTGTATTTAATTAAGAGGAAGAACCCAGCATGAAAGGCTTTCAAATGTCTGTTGGTGAGCTCAGGGTTGGCTTGTCTTCCATAAAAGCTGCTTCCTTCAGGGGCTGGGGAGGGGCACCTGCAGTAAAGCCCCAGAAGCCCAGGAGCGCGTGCAGCGCCCGGGTTTGGGGGCAACAAGAGGCTGCCCTGATGTCACTAGTGAAGGTGAGAGAAACACTGAGCCGTGGGTCTGTCCAGGAGCTTTTATTGGGCACATAAAGCAGGCCAGGGGATGGCCAAGCACCAGAGCCAGAGGAAACCACAGGCGGCGCCTGCCCTCGAGCCACCAGCATCCTCTTGGCGATGGGCGATGAGCGACACACACCAGAGAGGAAGTCATGAGCAGCTGCAGGGCTGCGGGGAGCCTCCTGAAGGTGGATTTGGTGCAGTCTTGGGGgcagccaggaggcagaggtggggagaggaagCACTGCTAATGAGGCTCagctgatatttgaacccagggcctccgaTTCCAAATCATCTTCTTCCTCCTAAAAGAATTCATCTTTATTCCTCTCCCCTATTTCCTGCCCGCCTGCCCCCAAGACTTTTCTGTGAAAAggctacatttttctttcttctccctcttggGGATCGCTTGGGCCCTTCTCCAGGCTCTGCTTCTCTACCTCGCCCCCTTTTCTCTGGGGCAGCCCAGAGGGCACCATCTGTCTGGGAGCTCGATCCAGGACTCAGTAATTATATGTGGGAGAGAGCAGCGCAGGTGTGCCCGGGCAAACACCTAAGGGAATGCCCAGGACAGCTCATCCCATGACACACAACCCTTAGCAACCACTTTGAGCCTGGCTCCTCGGACCCCCAAGACAGTCTTGATTGTTCAACAGGATTTTACCTCTTGGAGAACAGAAAATATTCTGCAAATGAAAGAAACTCTACTCAGAGGAGCTGCCGGCTCGATTTTACTTCTTGTCCTCTCCGGAGGTAGACGGCATCTTCCAATTTTGCATAaacaggaagaaagggaagagttgGTCTATAATGACTACACCAGGGACTGGGAAGATCAGAGGCACTTCAAGAGAGGGGGAACCGAGGCAGTCCTCGGGAGTGTCTTTTTGAGTCACTCTTCCAACAGTGACTTGGAATGCTCGAAGGCCAATGCCCACTCAGCTTTCAGAGTGATAAACACAGTAACTCAACATCAATTCacctcagagcctcagtttccacatctggagaaagggGATGATCCCCGCCCTACCCACCAACCTCCACTGGGGTTGTCTGATGATATGTCACCCAGGGGAGCCCTTTGTGGGCTGCGTGTAGGCTTGGAGTAGAGTCCCCAGAAAACCTCTCCTTCCCACCGTGACCTCATGGACTCTGTAGAGATCTCGGATGCCCCTCCTTGTTCACCGGTTGTCTCCCTCGCTTCAGTGTAAGTGCATGGGGGCACAGACtggtttttgccattttttcccacCCCCAGGACTTAGCAGAGTACCCAGAACATGGCCACTGACAAGATGGCCCCAGGAACCAAGCTCCGGCGAAATTCCAATATGGCCGTAGGCAAGTGCTAGAACTTCAGCTCCCCATTCTCTGGGGCGCAGGGCCAAGAGGCCCACCAGAGCCCCACAGCTGCTGGGCTTCCCCCCAGAGAGCAGCTTGCATATCATTTGCATGGAATCTGAATCACTACAGGTGTGCTTGTCCCCACCTGCTCATTAGCCAGCTCTGTCACTCACAGGGCCTGAGATCGATATCTTTGTGTCCTTGGCACCCAACAGTGCCTGGTCCCCAGTGGGGGCTTAATAAGTGGAGCCCAACAAACACTCTACAAACTTAAGGGATGAGAGTGGGGGTTATGGGCTGGTTACTGTGAGGCGAGGGGCTACCTACTACCACGGGGGAAAAGCCTGGGGACCCCCGTGCTGGGAGCAGCCTGACACTGTGTCCTCAGCTCCTGGCAcagttctctctttcctctcccaggTAGGGGCAGATGAAGgcgttttctcttttctttaaaggaggagtgagggagagaaggcagaaaaggaggaggaagggagagagcgCAAAAGGGAGAGAACTTCCAAAATAGTTTAAATGCACCacaaaaattattctcaaaaagaagagaaaacaagggGTAGCTAGCTggttaagtggatagagtgccacccttggagacggaaggtcctaggttcaaatgtggtcttggatacattctagctgtgtgatcttgggcaagtcacttaactcccactgccttggaatacttaatattgatactaagggagaaggtatggatttaaaaaaaatgagagagagagagacagagagagagagagacagagagagagagagagacagagagagagagagagagagagagagagacagagacagagagacagagagagagagagagagagagagagagagagagaatggtacTAGTAgcctgttatgagtaagatgagattagctagttattaggaattaagatgtacctagcaggaaggagctggagcttggAATCCAGGTTGGAATAAGCCTAACTTGGACAAAGCTAAGTGATagaattatagaccaatttcgctaatgaatattaatgaaagtattttaaaataccaCCTTAGGAAAGTGATTAGatctatttctctcccttctccctcttcctcctccccaataAATTCATTCCACCCAATTTAGATTCTTAGCAGTGATACAAACAATAATTGCACAATGAAAAAAGCAATTAGCCTGATCactgatagaaataaaaaaaagcaaaaagctgCATCCCTCTGGGCAAAGGACCCGCCATGCCTGTATTCGAAGCTGTGGTTTCAGGAAGTCCGTGTCCCCTTCTCCACCACCACCTTCTTAGCCAGCTTGTAGTTAATGTTTTACATCCTATTTCCTCAGCTAAAGTCTTAACCTCAAATGGGCAATACTTggtcttttcatttcatttccaatGTGGGGCTTCACAACTTCTAGAGATTCTCTAGGAATGAGAGAGCATCACCTcctttgaaaatgtttattcGGCATTTCATACCTTCCCCACCTCCTGGATTCAACCCTCCCTTGTCAAGAATGAAGGACACATACATTTATTATGCTCCTACTGCATGCCAAGCGGCACAATAATATACCCTCTACCAAGACTATATCCAACAATCTCCAGGCCATTTGGTCTAGCGATTCTCCCGCTCTGCCGCAGGGGTGAAGTGCTTTTTGTTATCTGACCGAGCACTTTGGAAATACCATTTATCTCCAAAGTCAGTTCATCTGACTTTTTACTGAGGCAGTCACTTATCTAGACACTAAAAACTTGGTTGGCCCACTTCTAGTTGTGCGTTTGCACATGAAAGtaataaaacttaaattattttaaaataaaatgtaaaaaaaaaccacaaaggaCCCATTTCCCAGAAATGAGACATATAATTGAGGTCTTTCCACAGCAACACTTCTACTGATGAACAAGGCAAAATGTTTTCTGCAGTCCCGATTTTCCTGGCCTTCAATATGTTACAACAACCGATTGATAAGGATTTACCGAGCACTAACTacaggccaggcactgtgctgggttcTCTGGAgggaagaacaaaaatgaaacccTCAAGGAGTTATTCTATCATCATCCATCTCCCAGGAGTTGTCTGAGAAGCATTCCAACCCCAAAAGGGCACTGAATCTATccagaatttaaatttttaaacctgAAAGAGTTCCACTACATGTTtcactttttaaacccttaccttccatcttagagtcaattcttcatatcagttctaaggcaaaagagtggcaagtaGGGCCACGTGGCCAGaaagtatttgaatccaggacttctcgGGTGCAGTCCTGGTCCtccatccacggagccacctcACTTCCCCAAACTATGTTTTTACCATCAGTATATTAACAGACGACCATAATAATGACCCAGGAAGTACCAAAAGTCTCACCGTCTTCTGGGTtgaggtaagtcatttaattctgcctCGACCACCAGAGCTTCATATGCAAAATCTAAACTACTCCAATCAAACCCCAACCACAGTTCTCTCCAGTGACCCAGATCCCACCTCATCCCTGCCTGCTCCTCCCAGGCTTGCTCAAAATAACATCATCACTAAGTGACCAGCCTACAGGTGATGTGCTTTCCCATAATAAGCTAGGTTGGTCCTCAGCAAATAACCTTGGCCTGTGGCACCGGCCCTATTGAAAGCCTTTTGTAGAATGAAAAAAAGGTTATATTTAGACCAAAATTAGTTTTAAGTGTGTATTGTGACTCTGACGATGGAGAATCCAGACCTCACATCCATGACAATACTCTAAAAGTTTCTTCAATACTCTCAAGTTTCTTCCAGGACACTCCATGTTTACCAGTAGTCCTAAATAAATGAGTTCCACATTTAAATAGAAAAGTTttaatatcaaatatttaaataaaatagttttaaaattaagtcCCCATTAGGGAATTTTTCCTGTGACATGGTCAAATCTTTAGATGGTTTTTGTATAATTTAGAggatttatcactttcttttttaaggaattttttttaacactcctctccccctttctctctctctctctctctctctctctctctctctctctctctctctccctctctttttctctccctctctctctctctctcNNNNNNNNNNNNNNNNNNNNNNNNNNNNNNNNNNNNNNNNNNNNNNNNNNNNNNNNNNNNNNNNNNNNNNNNNNNNNNNNNNNNNNNNNNNNNNNNNNNNNNNNNNNNNNNNNNNNNNNNNNATACCTTTGGAAGTCCCTGTGCTGGTATGAAAGGAATGGAAACATATTGGAAAGGAAGGGTCAAGGATGAAACGATAGAGAATGTTTTGATTAtagaaaaggaatagagaaaaaaaaaacctttccatgaGCGAAGGAACAATGGTTTCTACCTTGTTCTCTTGTATCTCTGAAGACTTTGCCTTCTTCAAAGGAAGATTAAAACTGGGCTCattaatcttctctctctctttctctctctcttcttctctctccctttctctctctctgtctctctctttcttctctccccttttctctctctctctctttcttctctccccttttctctctctctcccccctctctttctccttctctccccctttctctctctctctctctctttgtctttctgtctctctccttctctccccctttctctctctctctctgtctctctccctctttccctctttctctctctctctttaaatacCATAGGAGAGGTCTCTTTTATCATtatcttcaaaaataaaatacaatgaaataagAAGAGGCCGCTGCAAGGTTGAGTAGATTCTTTATAATGCTTCTGAAAGGTCTCTCCATGGGGTAGCaaggtgacccagtggattgagaggagacctagagatgggagaacttgggttcaaatctggcctcagacacttcctagctgggtgaccctgggcaagtcacttaatcccagttgcctagccttttatcattcttctgccttggaaccaatacacagtattcattctaagatggaagttgtaaaggtgttaaaaaaaaaaaaaaaaaaaaaaaaaaaggactctcCATTGGTGAGTTCGCAGCCCAACTTTGTGGGTTCTCCTGGTCTGGCCAGAGCAAACTGGAGGGTCAGCAAGTGTCTCCCTTTCGCACAAGCTGCCAGTACTGAATGAGTTGTCTGGGAGAAAAGCCATGGGCTGCAATCAAGCGCTTGAATTTGCAGGTATTAAACCTAAACCAGAACTTAAACCAGTACAAATAAAAGAGGTcgctggactcaggaagatgaatgtcTACTTTTAAGATGCCCAAGATGATCCCGATGTAAGCGTCTTCGAGTCTGATGGGCTTGACGTGCGCCATCATCTCGTAAACTCGGAGAGCCAAGTCCACGGAGAGCACGTAGCCCAGGCCGCTACAGTACGGCGGAAACGTCCTAAAAGGATACTCCTCGTAGGGAATGTATGTTTTTCTGAAAAATTCCCTCTTGGAATAATTCTCTAGGAACGGGTAGCCCGTGTAAAAGTTCTCGGACTGGTTACAAGTCAAAAGGTATTTCACCAAGTTTCCAGGGTGGATAAACACATCGGCGTCCGCCTTCATGACGTACTTGGCACGAGGGCAAAATTCCGCCACCCACCTGAAGGCCATGATTGTCTTCAAGGTCAGGTTGTCGTATGTGTCTATGAAGTCTTGGCGGATCATGTCGCCGTAGAGAGCGCTTTCGTCTCGTATGGATAAGGTCAGCACGTTCTCTTCTGGCTCCGCTTGGTGGCCTAATAAAAAGAACGTGGCCACTTCCTGTCCCCACCAAGTCCTCTTTGCACCCCAAGTCATCCTAATGGCCTGTCTGGCTTTCACGTCTGCGGGGCGCGAGGCCACCAAGATGACGAGGAATGGGTCCTGCTCGGAGCAAGGCAGCTGCTCCCGGAGCGTGAAGGCAAATTGCTGCCGGTAGATGGGCTTGTACTCATAGAAATACATCCAGTTGAAGCTCTCAATCACGGTGTAGGAGGGGAGGTTGAGGTACCAGACCATGGCGACTGTGAGGAAGCAGAGCAGCCAAAGGCTCCATCTCAGGTTTCTTACAGACATTCTATGCCTTCTTGAGGTCAAAGAGGAGGCTGGAGTTACAGGCTTTGGGGACTTGTGAAAAGGGGGGGAGCCcccaaatctgaaaaaaaaaaaaaaaaccaagaaagccCAGATGAGTATTTTCCCCTCCAAAAGGTCCCTTTTTAAATGGTTTGTGACACTCACACTCTTGACTGCCTGCAAACTAATACCAACACATAGAAATGCATTTAgcattttcatttcctcattcctCTCCAGTTTGGACTCAGGACTTCCTGCCAAGTCCCCAGCAAGATTTGCACCCCACAACCCTCAGCTTCCTTTTG
Protein-coding regions in this window:
- the B3GALNT1 gene encoding UDP-GalNAc:beta-1,3-N-acetylgalactosaminyltransferase 1 yields the protein MSVRNLRWSLWLLCFLTVAMVWYLNLPSYTVIESFNWMYFYEYKPIYRQQFAFTLREQLPCSEQDPFLVILVASRPADVKARQAIRMTWGAKRTWWGQEVATFFLLGHQAEPEENVLTLSIRDESALYGDMIRQDFIDTYDNLTLKTIMAFRWVAEFCPRAKYVMKADADVFIHPGNLVKYLLTCNQSENFYTGYPFLENYSKREFFRKTYIPYEEYPFRTFPPYCSGLGYVLSVDLALRVYEMMAHVKPIRLEDAYIGIILGILKVDIHLPESSDLFYLYWFKFWFRFNTCKFKRLIAAHGFSPRQLIQYWQLVRKGDTC